One window from the genome of Prosthecobacter sp. SYSU 5D2 encodes:
- a CDS encoding efflux transporter outer membrane subunit: MRFLLPLLLSTGALIAQVGPNYERPATETPARFKGVAWREARPASDQPKGEWWKIFRDPKLNELMAAATANNQNLKAAIARFDQARATARMARADLFPVVSAPLTADRQRTSENAISPIPLNGLFYEGPSYNALTDLTWELDLFGKIRRNAQAGRADAEAAADAVHNILLGIQADVATNYFQLRVLDQEIRLVREAVGLRGEAFKIAKARVDAGAGSELEQAQSETEVASAEAETSSLQAQRDQLENAIAILLGANAASFRIPASTGSLSSPPALPVGAPSDLLERRPDVSQAERALMAATARIGVAKAQFFPSIKLIGRAGFQSADIDLLMQPESLIYSYGPSISIPLFSGGKNIFNLNKAKAQHDEALAGYRQAFLAAVADVETSLSSIRNLAISHEAQIRARTSAERAASLARTRYESGTSPYLDVIEANRSTLATQRASVQVAGQRLIASISLIKALGGGWDQAAPVTLPATVPDPAARFVPGDEKPGFFSKVKGIFSKKD; encoded by the coding sequence ATGCGCTTCCTCCTCCCACTCCTCCTCAGCACCGGCGCCCTCATTGCCCAGGTCGGGCCTAACTATGAGCGCCCGGCCACGGAAACCCCGGCCCGCTTCAAAGGCGTCGCCTGGCGGGAGGCGCGGCCCGCCTCCGATCAGCCGAAGGGCGAATGGTGGAAAATATTTCGCGATCCCAAACTCAACGAGCTCATGGCCGCCGCCACGGCCAACAACCAGAATCTCAAAGCCGCCATCGCCCGTTTTGACCAGGCCCGCGCCACCGCCCGCATGGCCCGCGCCGATCTCTTCCCCGTTGTCTCCGCGCCCCTCACGGCCGACCGCCAGCGCACCTCGGAAAACGCCATCAGCCCCATCCCTCTCAATGGCCTCTTTTACGAAGGCCCCTCTTATAATGCCCTCACCGACCTCACCTGGGAGCTTGACCTCTTTGGCAAAATCCGCCGCAATGCCCAGGCCGGTCGCGCCGATGCTGAAGCCGCCGCCGATGCCGTTCATAACATCTTGTTAGGCATCCAGGCCGATGTCGCCACCAACTACTTCCAGCTCCGCGTCCTCGACCAGGAAATCCGCCTCGTCCGTGAAGCCGTCGGTCTCCGTGGCGAAGCTTTCAAAATCGCCAAGGCCCGTGTGGATGCAGGAGCCGGCAGCGAGCTTGAGCAGGCCCAGTCGGAAACCGAAGTCGCCTCCGCCGAAGCCGAAACCTCCTCCCTCCAGGCCCAGCGCGACCAGCTTGAAAACGCCATCGCCATCCTCCTTGGCGCCAATGCCGCCAGCTTCCGCATCCCTGCCTCCACCGGCAGCCTCTCCTCTCCCCCCGCCCTCCCCGTCGGTGCCCCCAGTGACCTCCTCGAGCGCCGCCCGGACGTCTCCCAGGCCGAACGTGCCCTCATGGCCGCCACCGCCCGCATCGGCGTCGCCAAAGCCCAGTTCTTCCCCAGCATCAAGCTCATCGGCCGCGCCGGTTTTCAGAGCGCCGATATTGACCTGCTCATGCAGCCGGAATCCCTGATCTACAGCTACGGCCCCAGCATCAGCATCCCTCTTTTCTCGGGTGGCAAAAACATCTTCAACCTCAACAAGGCCAAAGCCCAGCATGACGAGGCCCTCGCCGGTTACCGCCAGGCTTTCCTCGCCGCCGTCGCCGATGTCGAAACCAGCCTATCCTCCATCCGCAACCTGGCCATCTCACATGAAGCCCAGATCCGTGCCCGCACCAGTGCCGAGCGTGCCGCCAGCCTCGCCCGCACCCGTTACGAGTCCGGCACCAGCCCCTACCTCGATGTCATCGAGGCCAACCGCTCCACCCTCGCCACCCAGCGCGCCAGCGTCCAGGTCGCCGGCCAGCGCCTCATCGCCAGCATCTCCCTCATCAAAGCCCTCGGCGGCGGCTGGGACCAGGCCGCTCCTGTCACTCTTCCTGCCACCGTTCCAGATCCCGCCGCCCGTTTTGTCCCCGGTGATGAAAAGCCCGGCTTCTTTTCCAAGGTCAAAGGCATCTTTAGCAAAAAAGACTGA
- a CDS encoding sugar O-acetyltransferase, with amino-acid sequence MTLEEQRQYILEGHMYNDLTPELIQARERAILATNAYNASFGQPPAHRESLLRSILKNIGIGVHFEPSFRCEFGFNISIGNKFYANFDCIILDGGTVEIGDDVLLGPRVSIYTSNHAFNREERSAGACFARPVKIGNGVWVGGGVHITPGVTIGEGAIIGAGSVVTHDIPPQVVAAGVPCRVIRSLTEPASTTFPIAP; translated from the coding sequence ATGACACTTGAAGAACAGCGCCAGTACATTCTTGAAGGCCACATGTACAATGACCTCACCCCCGAGCTCATCCAGGCCCGCGAGCGCGCCATCCTCGCCACCAATGCCTACAACGCCAGCTTCGGCCAGCCCCCCGCCCATCGCGAATCCCTCCTCCGCTCCATCCTCAAAAACATCGGCATCGGCGTCCACTTCGAGCCCAGCTTCCGCTGCGAGTTCGGCTTCAACATCTCCATCGGCAACAAATTTTACGCCAATTTCGACTGCATCATTCTCGATGGCGGCACCGTGGAAATTGGTGATGACGTACTCCTCGGCCCCCGCGTCTCCATTTACACCTCCAATCATGCTTTCAACCGGGAGGAGCGCAGCGCCGGGGCCTGCTTCGCCAGGCCGGTCAAGATCGGTAATGGTGTGTGGGTTGGCGGCGGCGTCCATATCACCCCCGGCGTGACTATTGGCGAAGGGGCCATCATCGGAGCTGGCAGTGTCGTCACTCACGACATTCCCCCGCAGGTCGTCGCCGCCGGCGTTCCATGCCGGGTTATTCGCTCCCTTACAGAGCCAGCCAGCACCACCTTCCCCATCGCTCCTTAG
- a CDS encoding CDP-alcohol phosphatidyltransferase family protein, producing the protein MATHSDHGPRRELKSRNTGWARLLARWLIASSLSPNAISVLSIVFATGSMTCYLYVPEQTTPIATALLWFGAAAGIQFRLLCNLMDGMVAVEGGKASATGPIYNEVPDRVADVFILVAAGYSTRMEPGVLKLYESLPLGWTCAILAMGTAYIRLLQGTLTGQQSFIGPMAKQHRMAVLTLGTLIALGESLTGREPVAIWWALLIILIGSAWTFLRRMNLIVIGLRQKG; encoded by the coding sequence ATGGCCACTCATTCCGATCACGGACCCCGCCGCGAGCTCAAATCCCGCAACACTGGCTGGGCGCGCCTGCTCGCCCGCTGGCTCATTGCCTCCAGTCTCTCGCCGAATGCCATCTCCGTCCTCAGCATCGTTTTTGCCACCGGGTCCATGACCTGCTATCTCTACGTGCCGGAGCAGACCACGCCCATCGCCACCGCCCTCCTTTGGTTCGGCGCTGCCGCCGGCATCCAGTTCCGCCTCCTCTGCAATCTCATGGACGGCATGGTCGCCGTGGAGGGGGGCAAGGCCTCCGCCACCGGCCCCATCTACAATGAAGTGCCCGACCGCGTCGCCGATGTTTTCATCCTTGTCGCAGCAGGTTACAGCACCCGCATGGAGCCCGGCGTGCTGAAGCTTTATGAAAGCCTCCCTCTCGGCTGGACCTGCGCCATCCTCGCCATGGGCACAGCCTACATACGCCTCCTTCAGGGCACCCTCACCGGCCAGCAGAGCTTCATCGGCCCCATGGCCAAACAGCACCGCATGGCCGTCCTCACCCTCGGCACCCTCATCGCCCTCGGCGAAAGCCTCACCGGCCGCGAACCCGTCGCCATCTGGTGGGCCCTCCTCATCATCCTCATCGGCTCCGCCTGGACATTCCTCCGCCGCATGAACCTCATTGTCATCGGGTTAAGGCAAAAGGGATAA
- a CDS encoding AlkA N-terminal domain-containing protein gives MNLNTTTCYAALQGRDARFDGVFFTAVKTTGIYCRPVCPARTPAFSSCAFYPTASAAEVAGFRPCLRCRPELAPGCQGGSLAEAVLHRLQERAVEGIRLEDLEHELGLSSRQVRRLLQSAFGVTPLQVIQTQRLLMAKQLLQETAQPVSEIALAAGFRSLRAFNALFKERYHLAPSACRKQNSKPKNEDGIRLRLSYRAPLAWDTLMEYFRSRLVPGVEEIEGREYRRTVALGSACGWMRVWPQENEDVLVVEVSPALTRQLGAVQSRVRRMFDLDARPDAILSVLGDDPLLAPVFRRCPGLRVGGAWDTFELAVRAVLGQQITVTAATTLSGRLAARTGALIETPFNNLHRLAITPEALEKLTVDDLCSLGLVKARALALLHLAVTARAGGLDFPPGLDHEAAVARLVALPGIGPWTAHYIAMRALRFPDAFPAADLGLRKAIGQGEMVSTSVAESRSAAWRPWRAYAAAALWKSLTPTSP, from the coding sequence ATGAATTTGAACACGACCACCTGCTATGCGGCCCTCCAGGGGAGGGATGCGCGGTTTGATGGAGTGTTCTTTACGGCGGTGAAAACGACTGGCATTTATTGCCGGCCGGTGTGCCCTGCGCGGACGCCTGCGTTCAGCTCCTGTGCTTTTTATCCCACGGCCAGCGCGGCGGAGGTGGCAGGCTTTCGGCCTTGCTTGCGCTGCCGGCCGGAGCTGGCGCCGGGGTGTCAAGGTGGCTCGTTGGCGGAGGCGGTTTTGCATCGTCTGCAGGAACGGGCGGTGGAAGGTATCCGGCTGGAAGATCTGGAGCATGAACTCGGGCTTAGCTCCCGGCAGGTGCGCCGGCTGTTGCAGAGTGCGTTCGGCGTCACGCCGTTGCAGGTTATCCAGACCCAGCGGTTGCTAATGGCCAAGCAGCTCCTGCAAGAGACCGCGCAACCGGTGAGCGAGATCGCCCTGGCGGCAGGCTTTCGCAGCCTGCGGGCGTTTAATGCGCTGTTTAAAGAGCGGTATCATCTGGCTCCGAGTGCCTGCCGAAAGCAGAATTCCAAGCCAAAGAATGAAGATGGCATCCGGCTTCGGCTCAGCTACCGGGCTCCGCTGGCCTGGGATACGCTGATGGAATACTTCCGCAGCCGGCTGGTTCCTGGAGTAGAGGAGATCGAAGGGCGCGAATATCGCCGCACGGTGGCCCTGGGCAGTGCCTGCGGCTGGATGCGAGTGTGGCCGCAAGAGAACGAGGATGTGCTGGTGGTGGAGGTGTCCCCTGCCCTCACCCGGCAGCTCGGCGCGGTGCAGTCGAGAGTGAGACGGATGTTTGACCTGGATGCGCGACCGGATGCCATCCTGAGCGTGCTCGGTGATGATCCGTTGCTTGCGCCCGTCTTCCGGCGGTGTCCGGGGCTGCGGGTGGGCGGGGCTTGGGATACTTTTGAACTGGCGGTGCGCGCAGTGCTGGGCCAGCAGATCACAGTCACGGCGGCGACCACGCTTTCCGGCAGGCTGGCGGCCCGCACTGGGGCTTTGATTGAAACGCCGTTTAATAATCTGCATCGCCTGGCCATCACGCCTGAGGCTTTGGAAAAGCTCACCGTGGATGATCTTTGCAGCCTGGGACTGGTAAAGGCGCGTGCTTTGGCCTTGCTGCATCTGGCGGTCACGGCGCGGGCTGGCGGGCTGGATTTTCCACCGGGGCTGGACCACGAAGCAGCCGTGGCCCGCCTCGTCGCCCTGCCGGGCATCGGCCCCTGGACGGCGCACTACATCGCCATGCGTGCACTGCGTTTTCCAGATGCGTTTCCTGCGGCGGATCTCGGCTTGCGCAAGGCCATCGGCCAGGGCGAGATGGTCTCCACCTCTGTGGCAGAGAGCCGCTCCGCTGCCTGGCGGCCCTGGCGTGCCTATGCAGCCGCCGCCCTTTGGAAAAGCCTGACCCCCACTTCCCCATGA
- a CDS encoding methylated-DNA--[protein]-cysteine S-methyltransferase, giving the protein MIPVRYYTHTSSPIGQITLVATDVGLSGLYLEGQRHWPRDAETWIREDDGSRFDPVLTALARYFMGKSLDFMLPLDPVSGTPFQRQVWESLKLIPAGQTWSYAQLAAHVNAPAAVRAVGAAVGRNPLSIVIPCHRVIGGKGALTGYAGGLERKRWLLAHEGVQLL; this is encoded by the coding sequence ATGATACCTGTTCGCTACTACACCCACACTTCTTCCCCCATCGGCCAGATCACCCTTGTAGCCACCGATGTGGGGCTCTCCGGCCTCTACCTGGAGGGTCAGCGTCACTGGCCGCGTGATGCGGAAACCTGGATCCGTGAGGACGATGGCAGCCGCTTTGATCCCGTGCTGACGGCCCTGGCCCGCTATTTCATGGGCAAGAGCCTGGACTTCATGCTGCCGCTGGATCCCGTCAGCGGCACGCCTTTTCAGCGACAGGTCTGGGAGTCTCTGAAACTCATCCCCGCTGGCCAGACATGGAGCTATGCCCAGCTAGCCGCCCACGTGAATGCTCCGGCGGCGGTGCGTGCGGTGGGCGCGGCGGTCGGCAGGAATCCGCTGTCCATTGTTATACCCTGCCACCGGGTGATTGGCGGCAAGGGTGCGCTGACCGGTTATGCGGGTGGCCTGGAGCGGAAGCGCTGGCTGCTGGCCCATGAAGGGGTGCAGCTTTTATAA
- a CDS encoding monovalent cation:proton antiporter-2 (CPA2) family protein translates to MSSEFLFQAVIYLLAAIIAVPIAKRLGLGSVLGYLLAGLVIGPSVGGLVGEVEDVQHVAEFGVVMMLFVVGLELRPSLLWRLRGPILGTGSAQVLCTAAGVTGVAMVCGLVWPVAVTLGLILSMSSTAIVIQSLAERGILNTRGGQACFSVLLFQDIAVIPMLAVLPWLAHTYLGHADAAAGGHGTGHESALTHLPQWAQTLCTIGAVIGVVVVAHYFLRYVFRYVAASKLREMFTVVTLLVVAGVAWLMHLVGLSAALGTFIAGVVLAESEYRHQLEADVEPFKGLLLGLFFMAVGAGLNLGLVIAQPGLIALLVAGLIGLKFLVLLALGGTFRLGLGASFVFACAMAQGGEFCFVLLGTAGQLGLVEPELAALMNAAVAISMALTPLMLIANDRLIQPRFATMKTAREPDAVESHDHPVILAGFGRFGHIIGRLLQSNGFGVTVLDNDPDQVEMLARFGLKSFYGDASRADLLAAAGAEKARLFICAVDDEAKSLEIVDLVRHEFPHLRILARATSRDHAYQLIQRGVMDFRRDLLGSALDMGADALRVMGFRAHRAVRAVELFRCYEEESVRELAKHYGGDQATYISVARQHLENLEAVFRQDLKRQHLDREDAWDVAGPKEP, encoded by the coding sequence ATGAGTTCAGAATTTCTCTTCCAAGCGGTCATTTATCTCCTCGCTGCTATCATCGCAGTGCCCATCGCAAAACGTTTGGGCCTGGGGTCGGTGCTCGGATATTTGCTTGCCGGACTGGTGATTGGTCCATCTGTCGGAGGGCTTGTTGGGGAGGTGGAAGATGTGCAGCATGTGGCGGAATTTGGCGTGGTGATGATGCTCTTTGTGGTGGGGCTGGAACTGCGGCCCAGCCTCCTGTGGCGGCTGCGGGGGCCTATTCTGGGGACGGGCAGCGCCCAGGTGTTGTGCACAGCAGCAGGGGTGACCGGTGTGGCCATGGTCTGCGGTCTGGTCTGGCCGGTAGCGGTCACACTGGGGCTGATCCTGAGCATGTCATCCACCGCCATCGTCATCCAGTCCCTGGCGGAGCGGGGCATCCTGAATACTCGCGGAGGGCAGGCCTGCTTTTCAGTCCTGCTGTTTCAGGACATCGCGGTCATCCCCATGCTGGCCGTGCTGCCCTGGCTGGCACACACGTATTTAGGCCATGCGGATGCGGCGGCTGGCGGTCATGGAACCGGGCATGAATCTGCGCTGACGCACCTGCCTCAATGGGCACAGACACTTTGCACCATTGGTGCAGTGATCGGTGTGGTGGTGGTGGCACATTATTTTTTGAGGTATGTCTTCCGTTATGTGGCGGCCTCCAAGCTGCGGGAAATGTTTACCGTGGTGACGCTGCTGGTGGTGGCCGGGGTGGCCTGGCTGATGCATCTGGTCGGGCTGTCCGCCGCGCTGGGCACCTTCATCGCTGGCGTAGTCCTGGCGGAAAGTGAATACCGGCACCAGCTTGAGGCCGACGTTGAACCCTTCAAAGGACTGCTGCTGGGTCTGTTTTTCATGGCCGTTGGTGCCGGGTTGAACTTGGGCCTGGTCATAGCGCAGCCGGGCCTCATCGCCTTGCTGGTGGCGGGTTTGATCGGCCTCAAGTTCCTGGTGCTGCTGGCGCTCGGCGGCACCTTTCGTCTGGGCCTCGGAGCGTCCTTTGTCTTTGCCTGCGCCATGGCCCAGGGCGGGGAGTTTTGTTTCGTTCTTCTCGGCACCGCCGGGCAGCTAGGCCTGGTGGAGCCGGAGCTGGCGGCACTGATGAATGCGGCAGTCGCCATCAGCATGGCGCTGACTCCTTTGATGCTTATTGCCAATGACCGGCTCATCCAGCCGCGATTCGCCACGATGAAAACGGCCCGCGAACCGGATGCCGTGGAATCCCATGACCACCCGGTCATCCTCGCTGGCTTCGGCCGCTTTGGTCACATCATCGGGCGGCTGCTGCAGTCGAACGGTTTTGGCGTCACCGTTTTGGACAACGATCCTGACCAGGTAGAAATGCTGGCCCGCTTTGGCCTGAAGTCTTTTTACGGCGATGCCTCGCGGGCGGACCTGCTGGCGGCTGCAGGGGCAGAAAAGGCCAGGCTGTTTATCTGCGCGGTGGATGATGAGGCCAAGTCCCTGGAGATCGTGGACCTTGTCAGGCATGAGTTCCCGCATCTTCGCATCCTGGCACGGGCCACGAGCCGGGATCATGCCTACCAGCTCATCCAGCGCGGCGTGATGGACTTCCGTCGCGACCTGCTTGGCAGCGCCCTGGACATGGGGGCTGACGCCCTGCGGGTGATGGGATTCCGCGCGCACCGGGCCGTGCGCGCCGTGGAGCTGTTTCGCTGCTACGAAGAGGAAAGCGTGCGCGAACTGGCCAAGCACTATGGCGGCGACCAGGCCACCTACATCTCCGTCGCCCGTCAACATCTGGAAAATCTGGAAGCCGTCTTCCGTCAGGACCTCAAACGCCAGCACCTGGACCGCGAGGATGCCTGGGATGTGGCAGGGCCGAAGGAGCCGTGA
- a CDS encoding class I SAM-dependent methyltransferase: MPPPYSILTTESPVLSRRESHLLNSFDDLLHDFLGKGGPLPQEYSVLNRAVRHLGDAVRGGSLYQNEVSAYILDLTQNHLQGTMQAQALERKYGYSGDFEIIDHIYTRHTNPDPKLRLWDLFFHSQAAPVAVRNRKGYFQDLMQSHLDNQQGKGPLAVLNVASGPARDVREFLQNNPEAQVSMDCVDMDAHAIQYARKLCSPWASKLTFHHRNVLRFVPTRGYHLTWSAGLFDYLSDRVFVHVLKAMMAVTQPGGEVVIGNFSDFNPSRDYMELLGHWQLIHRSRETLTTLAARAGASPDQVQIFWEPEGVNYFLHIRR; encoded by the coding sequence ATGCCGCCTCCCTACTCCATCCTCACCACAGAGTCGCCGGTTCTAAGCCGTCGTGAGTCCCATCTGCTCAATTCTTTTGATGATCTGCTTCACGATTTTCTTGGCAAAGGAGGACCGCTGCCTCAGGAATACAGCGTATTAAACAGGGCGGTTCGCCATCTGGGAGATGCCGTGAGGGGTGGCAGCCTGTATCAGAATGAGGTTTCAGCCTACATCCTTGACCTGACCCAAAACCATTTGCAGGGCACCATGCAGGCGCAGGCCCTGGAACGGAAGTATGGCTACAGCGGCGATTTTGAGATCATTGATCACATCTATACGCGGCACACCAACCCGGATCCGAAATTGCGCCTGTGGGATTTGTTTTTTCACAGCCAGGCTGCGCCCGTGGCGGTGCGGAACCGGAAAGGGTATTTCCAGGATCTGATGCAGTCCCACCTGGACAACCAGCAGGGCAAGGGCCCCCTGGCCGTACTGAACGTGGCCAGCGGACCTGCCCGGGATGTGCGTGAATTCCTGCAAAACAACCCTGAGGCCCAGGTATCCATGGACTGTGTGGACATGGATGCCCACGCCATCCAGTACGCCAGGAAGCTCTGCTCACCATGGGCCTCCAAGCTCACCTTCCATCATCGCAATGTCCTGCGCTTCGTCCCCACCCGTGGATATCATCTGACCTGGTCGGCGGGACTGTTCGATTATCTTAGCGACCGCGTTTTCGTTCATGTGCTGAAGGCCATGATGGCCGTCACGCAGCCTGGAGGTGAAGTGGTCATTGGCAATTTTTCAGATTTCAATCCCAGCCGGGACTACATGGAACTGCTGGGCCACTGGCAGCTCATCCACCGCAGCCGGGAGACCCTGACCACCCTGGCCGCCCGTGCGGGAGCATCACCGGACCAGGTGCAAATCTTCTGGGAACCAGAGGGGGTCAATTACTTCCTTCATATCCGTCGATGA
- a CDS encoding ATP-binding protein: MIALTGTSPTTAPLHFPAASKKVQVTPQTAPPVDPKILEAAEKSARFEGELQELNMRNARLGAWFVMVLVPFCAVLDWLAYPARFWEFLLLRILCSAMCIPLLLALDRPWAARYHRVYPVILPLLPALAICLMIYFSGDGSSHYYAGLMLCLVGTSFVFNWTFREIGLTVALVMSFYLAATIPNLKYDGDPRSIGLFINNTLFILLTCVILYFGSRQHHAIRLREFVNRCKVEAQREELARRNEELSATLKRLRETEAQLNQSEKLASIGRLSAGIVHEINNPLNFVKSALFVLKKKTKALPPETVESMNQILTDIGEGVDRVASIVSDLRTFAHPENKGSSPVNLHHAVAKASRLMAKQVGDAAARVQVEVPEDFTVLGDENHIIQILINLMQNSLDAMQEHTSPEIVMQAYKDEDELVVSIRDNGSGIPQEHLQRIFDPFFTTKEVGQGMGLGLSLCYRMMQGMGGSINATSQPGTFTEFTLRFQPAAAPASAAA; the protein is encoded by the coding sequence GTGATCGCATTAACCGGAACTTCACCCACGACTGCGCCGCTGCATTTTCCAGCAGCCAGCAAAAAGGTTCAGGTGACTCCCCAGACAGCTCCGCCAGTGGATCCAAAAATCCTGGAGGCGGCAGAGAAATCGGCCCGGTTTGAAGGTGAGTTGCAAGAGCTCAACATGCGCAACGCGCGGCTCGGAGCTTGGTTTGTCATGGTGCTGGTGCCGTTTTGTGCCGTCCTGGACTGGCTTGCCTATCCGGCACGTTTTTGGGAGTTTTTGTTGCTGCGCATCCTGTGCTCAGCGATGTGCATCCCGCTGCTGCTGGCTCTGGACCGCCCGTGGGCGGCCCGATATCATCGTGTGTACCCTGTGATTTTGCCATTGCTGCCAGCCTTGGCCATCTGCCTGATGATCTATTTTTCAGGTGATGGCAGTTCTCATTATTATGCCGGACTCATGCTTTGTCTGGTGGGTACCTCTTTTGTCTTTAACTGGACCTTCAGGGAAATCGGCCTCACGGTGGCGTTGGTGATGAGTTTTTATCTGGCAGCCACCATTCCAAATCTGAAGTATGACGGCGACCCGCGCTCCATTGGCCTGTTCATCAATAACACGCTCTTCATCCTGCTGACCTGTGTCATCCTTTATTTCGGCAGCCGCCAGCATCATGCCATCCGGCTGCGCGAGTTTGTGAACCGCTGCAAGGTGGAGGCGCAGCGGGAGGAGCTGGCGCGCCGCAACGAAGAGCTTTCTGCGACGCTGAAACGTCTGAGGGAGACGGAGGCGCAATTGAATCAAAGTGAGAAGCTGGCCTCCATCGGGCGGCTGAGCGCAGGCATTGTTCATGAGATCAACAATCCGCTGAATTTTGTCAAGTCGGCCCTCTTCGTCCTCAAGAAGAAGACCAAGGCACTGCCACCGGAAACGGTAGAATCCATGAACCAGATCCTGACGGACATTGGCGAAGGCGTGGACCGGGTGGCTTCGATTGTCTCTGATCTGCGCACGTTCGCCCATCCGGAAAACAAAGGATCTTCCCCGGTGAATCTGCATCACGCCGTGGCCAAGGCATCCCGTCTGATGGCGAAGCAGGTGGGCGATGCCGCGGCGCGCGTGCAGGTGGAAGTACCGGAGGACTTTACCGTGCTGGGGGATGAAAACCACATCATCCAGATCCTGATCAACCTCATGCAAAACAGCCTGGATGCCATGCAGGAACACACCTCCCCGGAGATTGTGATGCAGGCCTACAAGGATGAAGATGAGCTGGTGGTCAGCATCCGGGATAACGGAAGCGGCATTCCCCAGGAGCACTTGCAGCGTATTTTTGACCCGTTCTTCACCACCAAGGAAGTGGGACAGGGAATGGGCCTGGGCCTGAGCCTGTGCTATCGCATGATGCAAGGCATGGGAGGCTCCATCAATGCCACCAGCCAGCCTGGTACCTTCACTGAATTTACTCTCCGTTTTCAACCCGCTGCTGCTCCCGCCTCTGCTGCCGCATGA
- a CDS encoding hybrid sensor histidine kinase/response regulator has translation MNAPPQSQYHVLYVDDEEKALHYFRQMFEDEFVIHTASNAADGYRILEAYGSQIGILLTDQRMPGESGVELMDRARKLHPNLVRILVTAFTDYQTAVKAVNEGRAYRYLHKPLDPEQLATVLRQGMEYYTTLQERENLLVENAESIRSTLMADRVAGMGIMAEGLNHHLRNALTVVRAFIDLAPMKLMEEVEGKPPRDPNFWVETQHQAQAQIERIQTLLNHLAHASHSRKLVRQDTIELGPLLEEMLGAYLGHFQERNIRINFEIASDLPPLLVHGERFRQLWRLLLIEEITHLQPGDRVLIRATMEKDVTGQEQAVMVLTDNGAWGAQDRAANLFDPFFTRSRKPDDFGVNMMACYVTLHLHGGSIDARRMEPQGLELTMRLPLDPDQNTQEADDFFLRATQHELRWRQREELAA, from the coding sequence ATGAATGCCCCCCCCCAATCCCAATACCACGTCCTCTATGTGGATGATGAGGAGAAAGCCCTGCATTATTTCCGGCAGATGTTTGAGGATGAGTTTGTCATCCACACCGCCAGCAATGCCGCCGACGGATACCGGATTCTTGAAGCCTATGGCTCGCAGATCGGCATCCTGCTGACCGACCAGCGCATGCCAGGTGAAAGCGGGGTGGAACTGATGGACCGTGCACGCAAGCTGCACCCGAACCTGGTGCGCATTCTGGTGACGGCATTCACCGATTATCAGACGGCTGTGAAAGCGGTGAACGAAGGCCGTGCCTACCGCTACCTGCACAAACCACTGGACCCTGAGCAACTGGCCACGGTGCTGCGCCAGGGCATGGAATATTACACGACGCTGCAGGAGCGTGAAAATCTGCTGGTGGAAAATGCTGAAAGCATCCGCAGCACCCTGATGGCAGACCGGGTGGCCGGCATGGGGATCATGGCGGAAGGGCTGAACCACCACCTGCGCAATGCCCTGACGGTGGTGCGCGCTTTCATTGACCTGGCCCCGATGAAACTCATGGAAGAGGTGGAAGGCAAACCTCCTCGTGACCCCAATTTCTGGGTGGAAACCCAGCACCAGGCGCAGGCGCAGATTGAACGGATCCAAACTCTGCTCAACCATCTGGCACACGCCTCCCACTCCCGGAAGCTGGTCCGCCAGGACACCATTGAGCTGGGGCCTTTGCTTGAAGAAATGCTGGGGGCCTACCTGGGCCATTTCCAGGAACGCAATATCCGGATCAATTTTGAAATCGCCTCGGACCTGCCGCCGCTGCTGGTACATGGCGAGCGCTTCCGCCAGCTCTGGCGGCTGCTCCTGATCGAAGAGATCACGCATCTGCAGCCAGGGGACCGGGTGCTCATCCGGGCCACCATGGAAAAGGATGTCACAGGTCAAGAGCAGGCGGTCATGGTCCTGACAGACAATGGTGCCTGGGGGGCGCAAGACCGGGCGGCAAATCTGTTTGACCCCTTCTTCACTCGCAGCCGCAAGCCGGATGACTTTGGCGTCAATATGATGGCCTGTTATGTGACCTTGCATCTTCATGGCGGCAGCATTGATGCCAGGAGGATGGAGCCCCAGGGGCTGGAACTGACGATGAGGCTGCCTCTGGACCCCGATCAAAACACCCAGGAGGCCGATGATTTTTTTCTTCGCGCCACCCAGCATGAGCTACGGTGGCGGCAACGCGAAGAACTGGCCGCCTGA